In Fibrobacter sp. UWT2, a single window of DNA contains:
- the gdhA gene encoding NADP-specific glutamate dehydrogenase, whose amino-acid sequence MAIKNAYLQKVYDKVVARDPDQALFHQAVREFLESLDPVLEQDKSWETNGVIDRLVEPERVITFRVPWLDDKGNVQVNRGYRVQFNSAIGPYKGGIRLRNEVTLSMLKFLGFEQIFKNSLTTLPMGGGKGGSDFDPKGKSDNEVMRFCQSFMTELCKHVGADTDVPAGDQGTGAREIGYMFGQYKRIRNEFVGVLTGKGLSYGGSLARTEATGYGLCYFTREMLKDLANDSFQGKTVVISGSGNVAQFACQKATQLGGKVVTMSDSNGYIYDPNGINLDIVLDLKNVKRARISEYAKLVPGSEYHEGSKGVWTVKCDIALPCATQNELDLEGAKALIANGVKAVAEGANMPSTPEAIEAFQKAGVLFGPAKAANAGGVATSGLEMSQNSERLSWTFEEVDKKLEGIMKSIYAAASSAAVKYGQKGNLVMGANIAGFLKVADAMKWQGAV is encoded by the coding sequence ATGGCAATCAAGAATGCTTACCTTCAGAAGGTTTATGACAAGGTCGTCGCCCGTGATCCGGACCAGGCCCTCTTCCACCAGGCTGTCCGCGAATTCCTCGAATCCCTCGACCCGGTCCTCGAACAGGACAAGTCTTGGGAAACTAACGGCGTGATCGACCGCCTCGTCGAACCGGAACGCGTGATCACTTTCCGCGTACCTTGGCTCGATGACAAGGGTAACGTTCAGGTCAACCGTGGCTACCGCGTGCAGTTCAACTCCGCTATCGGTCCTTACAAGGGCGGTATCCGTCTCCGTAACGAAGTTACTCTTTCCATGCTGAAGTTCCTCGGCTTCGAACAGATCTTCAAGAACAGCTTGACCACGCTCCCCATGGGCGGCGGCAAGGGCGGTTCCGACTTCGATCCTAAGGGCAAGAGCGACAACGAAGTGATGCGTTTCTGCCAGTCCTTCATGACTGAACTCTGCAAGCACGTCGGTGCCGACACGGACGTTCCGGCTGGTGACCAGGGTACTGGCGCTCGCGAAATCGGTTACATGTTCGGTCAGTACAAGCGCATCCGCAACGAATTTGTGGGCGTTCTCACCGGTAAGGGCCTCTCCTACGGTGGTTCTCTCGCTCGTACCGAAGCTACCGGTTACGGCCTCTGCTACTTCACTCGCGAAATGCTCAAGGACCTCGCTAACGACTCCTTCCAGGGCAAGACTGTCGTGATTTCCGGTTCTGGTAACGTTGCTCAGTTCGCTTGCCAGAAGGCAACTCAGCTCGGTGGCAAGGTCGTGACCATGTCCGACTCCAACGGCTACATCTACGACCCGAATGGCATCAACCTCGACATCGTTCTCGACCTCAAGAACGTGAAGCGCGCTCGTATCAGCGAATACGCCAAGCTCGTTCCGGGTTCTGAATACCACGAAGGTTCTAAGGGTGTCTGGACGGTCAAGTGCGACATCGCTCTTCCGTGCGCAACTCAGAACGAACTCGACCTCGAAGGTGCCAAGGCCCTTATCGCTAACGGCGTGAAGGCCGTTGCTGAAGGTGCTAACATGCCGTCTACTCCGGAAGCTATCGAAGCCTTCCAGAAGGCTGGCGTTCTCTTTGGACCTGCCAAGGCTGCTAACGCTGGTGGCGTGGCTACCTCCGGTCTCGAAATGTCCCAGAACTCCGAACGTCTCTCCTGGACCTTCGAAGAAGTGGACAAGAAGCTCGAAGGCATCATGAAGAGCATCTACGCCGCTGCTTCCTCTGCCGCTGTCAAGTACGGCCAGAAGGGCAACCTCGTCATGGGTGCAAATATCGCTGGCTTCCTCAAGGTTGCCGATGCCATGAAGTGGCAGGGCGCTGTCTAA
- a CDS encoding glycoside hydrolase family 9 protein: MNCRKYLLSGLAVFGLAATSAVAALSTDDYVEAAWMTTRFFGAQRSGQGPNWILDGTSNPTSFTKDSYNGKDVSGGWFDCGDHVMYGQSQGYASYVLALAYAEFTEGFYDLYTGDYTDYKEANNYTMKSGKPNKVRDLLEELRYEADFWVKAAIDGNNFVTVKGDGNADHQKWVTAGAMSKLGSGEGGEPRSITGNANDGFTSGLAAAMLAVMARVDPDTANQAKYLKAAKTAYSYAKSHKGVTNSQGFYESSWWDGRWEDGPFLAELELYRTTGENSYKTAAIDRYDNLKFSLGEGTHFMYSNVVPLSAVMAEAVFEETPHGMRKEAIGVLDLIYEEKAKDKIFQNPNGMGSGKFPVRVPSGGAFLYALSDKFNNTNEHMEMIEKNVSYLLGDNGSKKSYVVGFSKNGANAPSRPHHRGYYANENAGVEVGGAPNPPEKNKLLGGMIAGDFTSGNHDGNTSNWQTNEVCVDLNAPLVGALGYILSKKAPKTDEDLGIKSIVKKDTTKKDTVVKDTTKKDTIEAIVPRLALAKSFNLTSNGSLVSVSQVARKPFKVQVFDLTGKLVQELKSEGSDLQFKIQSKGVFRVRVMSARVSEMFTVKSY, translated from the coding sequence ATGAATTGTAGAAAATACCTTTTGTCGGGCCTTGCCGTTTTTGGTTTGGCTGCGACGAGTGCTGTTGCAGCACTTAGCACCGACGACTATGTGGAAGCTGCGTGGATGACAACCCGATTCTTCGGTGCGCAGCGTTCTGGCCAGGGCCCCAACTGGATTTTGGATGGCACGAGCAACCCGACTAGCTTTACCAAGGATAGTTATAACGGTAAAGACGTGAGCGGCGGTTGGTTTGACTGCGGTGACCACGTGATGTATGGTCAGTCCCAGGGTTACGCCTCTTATGTGCTCGCCTTGGCTTATGCCGAATTTACCGAAGGTTTCTACGACCTTTATACCGGTGACTACACCGACTACAAGGAAGCCAACAACTATACCATGAAGAGCGGTAAGCCCAACAAGGTACGTGACCTGCTCGAAGAACTCCGCTACGAAGCAGATTTCTGGGTAAAGGCTGCCATCGATGGAAACAACTTTGTGACGGTCAAGGGCGATGGTAATGCAGACCACCAGAAATGGGTGACTGCCGGTGCCATGAGCAAGCTCGGCTCGGGCGAAGGTGGTGAACCGCGTTCAATTACGGGTAACGCAAACGATGGCTTTACTTCGGGCCTTGCCGCCGCTATGCTTGCCGTGATGGCTCGTGTTGACCCTGATACGGCAAATCAGGCTAAGTACCTGAAGGCTGCAAAGACTGCCTATTCTTACGCCAAGTCTCACAAGGGCGTTACGAACTCTCAGGGCTTCTATGAATCCAGTTGGTGGGATGGTCGTTGGGAAGACGGCCCGTTCCTTGCTGAACTTGAACTTTACCGCACTACCGGTGAAAATTCTTACAAGACAGCCGCTATTGACCGTTATGATAACTTGAAGTTCAGCCTGGGCGAAGGCACGCACTTTATGTACAGTAACGTGGTGCCGCTGTCTGCCGTGATGGCCGAAGCCGTGTTCGAAGAAACTCCGCATGGCATGCGTAAGGAAGCCATCGGCGTGTTGGACTTGATCTACGAAGAAAAGGCCAAGGACAAGATTTTCCAGAATCCCAATGGCATGGGTTCGGGTAAGTTCCCGGTACGTGTTCCGTCGGGTGGTGCTTTCTTGTACGCCTTGTCTGACAAGTTCAATAACACGAACGAACACATGGAAATGATCGAAAAGAACGTGAGCTACTTGCTTGGCGATAACGGCAGCAAGAAGTCTTACGTGGTCGGTTTCTCCAAGAACGGCGCAAATGCTCCGTCTAGACCGCACCATCGTGGCTACTATGCTAACGAAAACGCTGGCGTCGAAGTCGGCGGTGCTCCGAATCCTCCCGAAAAGAACAAGCTCTTGGGCGGTATGATTGCTGGCGACTTTACTAGCGGAAACCATGACGGCAATACGTCCAACTGGCAGACGAACGAAGTTTGCGTTGACTTGAACGCTCCGCTCGTTGGCGCTCTCGGCTATATCTTGAGCAAGAAGGCTCCGAAGACCGACGAAGATCTCGGCATCAAGTCTATTGTCAAGAAGGACACGACGAAGAAGGATACGGTTGTCAAGGATACGACGAAGAAGGATACCATCGAAGCTATCGTTCCACGTCTTGCCTTGGCCAAGAGTTTCAACCTGACTTCTAACGGTTCCTTGGTGAGTGTTTCCCAGGTTGCACGCAAGCCCTTCAAGGTGCAGGTGTTCGACCTCACGGGTAAGCTTGTTCAGGAACTCAAGAGCGAAGGTAGCGACCTTCAGTTCAAGATCCAGAGCAAGGGTGTGTTCCGCGTCCGCGTGATGTCTGCCCGAGTCAGTGAAATGTTTACGGTGAAGTCTTACTAA
- a CDS encoding inositol monophosphatase family protein, with translation MNNDDFLKVAEALAKQAGALCLEIQQDLGDIKYKSKKDVVTRADIASEKLIVEGLRKAFPEHSIRTEEAGIIEGTDPRYRWIIDPVDGTVNFSRGIPFWGISIALHFEGKPLVAVVNLPKLGELFTAVKGGGAFMNGKPIHVSDESDPVHAIVSNGDFNVGEVAKINAQNSKNFAREAETFERVKCFGSAVIEGCFTACGRLDCFVMTMSYPWDIAAIALIVEEAGGKSTHIDGTPMQFVDAEQVIFSNGILHKTLIDTIL, from the coding sequence ATGAATAATGATGATTTTTTGAAAGTCGCAGAAGCTCTCGCTAAACAGGCGGGGGCTCTTTGTCTAGAAATCCAGCAGGATCTGGGCGATATTAAGTACAAGTCCAAGAAGGACGTGGTGACGCGTGCCGACATTGCAAGCGAGAAACTGATTGTAGAAGGCCTGCGCAAGGCGTTTCCCGAACATTCGATCCGCACTGAAGAAGCGGGAATTATCGAGGGCACGGATCCGCGTTACCGCTGGATTATCGACCCGGTCGATGGTACGGTGAATTTTAGCCGTGGAATCCCGTTCTGGGGGATTTCGATTGCGCTCCACTTTGAAGGCAAGCCGCTTGTCGCGGTGGTGAACTTGCCTAAGCTGGGTGAACTCTTTACGGCCGTAAAGGGCGGGGGAGCGTTCATGAACGGCAAGCCAATCCATGTGAGTGATGAATCGGATCCTGTGCATGCGATTGTGAGCAACGGTGACTTTAACGTGGGCGAGGTGGCCAAAATCAACGCCCAGAATTCCAAGAATTTTGCCCGAGAAGCCGAAACCTTCGAACGCGTCAAATGCTTTGGCTCGGCCGTTATCGAGGGCTGTTTTACCGCCTGTGGGCGCCTGGACTGCTTCGTGATGACCATGAGCTACCCCTGGGATATTGCAGCCATAGCCTTGATTGTCGAAGAAGCTGGCGGCAAGTCGACCCATATTGACGGAACTCCCATGCAGTTCGTAGATGCCGAACAGGTTATTTTTAGTAACGGAATTTTACATAAAACGTTGATAGATACTATCTTGTAA
- the rpmA gene encoding 50S ribosomal protein L27: protein MAHKKGQGSVRNGRDSNAKYLGVKKYAGEVVKAGNIIVRQRGSHFHKGTNVGMGRDFTLFSLVDGKVKFERLDAKRQKVSVYPEEN from the coding sequence ATGGCTCATAAGAAAGGTCAAGGTTCAGTACGTAACGGCCGCGACAGTAACGCCAAATATCTTGGTGTGAAGAAGTATGCGGGCGAAGTCGTCAAGGCTGGCAACATCATCGTTCGTCAGCGCGGTTCTCACTTCCACAAGGGCACCAACGTTGGTATGGGCAGAGACTTTACTCTGTTCTCTCTCGTCGATGGCAAGGTGAAGTTCGAACGCCTCGATGCAAAGCGTCAGAAAGTTTCTGTCTACCCGGAAGAAAACTAA
- the rplU gene encoding 50S ribosomal protein L21: MYSIVETGGFQYKVELGKAYKVPTLDAAVGSELELKSVLLFAGKEVQIGTPVLNDASVKVEILAHGKYDTVIVYKKKRRTRYERRNGHRQGYTEVLVTELRSGAESAKVDSKVIDRNRARVAALAKQKVQNVPLTRKEKIAQGLPKPAKVKKNSLRKAKEV; this comes from the coding sequence ATGTATTCTATTGTTGAAACAGGTGGTTTCCAGTATAAAGTTGAGCTGGGCAAGGCTTACAAGGTCCCCACGCTCGATGCCGCTGTTGGTTCCGAACTGGAGCTCAAGTCCGTTCTTCTTTTCGCAGGAAAAGAAGTGCAAATCGGCACCCCTGTCCTGAACGACGCCTCCGTGAAGGTTGAAATTCTTGCCCACGGCAAGTATGACACCGTCATCGTTTACAAGAAGAAGCGCCGTACCCGTTACGAACGTCGTAACGGTCATCGTCAGGGCTATACCGAGGTGCTGGTTACGGAACTTCGCTCCGGCGCAGAATCCGCAAAGGTCGACTCCAAGGTTATCGATCGCAACCGCGCTCGCGTGGCTGCCCTCGCCAAGCAGAAGGTGCAGAATGTGCCTCTGACTCGCAAGGAAAAGATTGCCCAGGGTCTCCCGAAGCCCGCCAAGGTTAAGAAGAACTCTCTGCGTAAGGCTAAGGAGGTATAA
- a CDS encoding glycoside hydrolase family 2 protein has translation MSKILSLDGDWQMIWDTEDAGISNRWYATYPKDTQEVQVPHIWERAFDKLLMSHDCAFYFKRFTIDDEKQVAKRIFLRFERIASHATVWLNGKLLGTHFGAYTPFIIELQKALKLGEENVLCVRVANMGALNSRIDFGRESADGADDRFVHPGELPVGLPWTQYPFGGIFGHVDLILGTAAFISDVKLEPDADTQRIACEISFNNPRGFQTRLRVLMRNPDGDVYEQFVNNLKLDKENMTQRFVFEVKEQQRHKFQWSPEHPNVYAIEFQMEIKAGKEKDGKEIKRAEYAFPVVRTFGFRKFDCLKGDYYLNDQILKIQGISYNQQWSEGGLWTFDNPKLEKDLQAVKAAGYNAIRSCGAPLSNQALDICDKLGLIVFQEFPIHTMRSTAQGLEIVKKLINDIVAEQHNHPCIGAWVMGAENGTLLLQNGNKLLNAISPVDMTRPVISNLNSIYIDNEGNFRKDTGKLLPVSVDKISTYATLRMNPRMTPNAAYTHFLAHSFDRDAEEISVPDTGLGDSHFQDEEENVVSDINNKMLVTLKNHTLLPETATNIKGPRSSKNQKAIKNAIKAIETFVESDMSIWKDYKSFVADANRIAIKSKLDQITALQSNPQIAGFFLDQWADCGTEFDGLCDENRVSKGFEDFSKEITTPSRALISELEHVVAPQSEISFQVTLLNNSRYEDVSVEVKLVDDKGKELATDKISPEEPAGKTSLTQMGICTMMAPRAEGSYKLQVTLINDGNKIHTTEEDLIVIAEADVKSAMKKVCFLDNSEESSDALAALTGPEQVIFTANLSSWPDEILDKIVDVVKNGGKTLLLSDLTQEDIDYMNQSHQFDCNIESHWSTGANELSLHYLPKGSELAPVFGEASVLDSNAAAIMPSISLNELPGAKVFARSVTLKDGEVKTGSDLQLYPFGNGKIMFNQFNVFEGLETNVLADKLFATIVNLL, from the coding sequence ATGAGCAAGATTTTGAGCCTTGATGGCGACTGGCAGATGATTTGGGACACCGAAGATGCCGGTATTTCTAATCGTTGGTACGCTACTTACCCCAAAGACACCCAGGAAGTGCAAGTCCCCCACATTTGGGAAAGGGCTTTTGACAAGCTCTTGATGTCGCACGACTGCGCCTTCTACTTCAAGCGTTTTACCATCGATGACGAAAAGCAGGTCGCAAAGCGCATTTTCTTGCGTTTTGAACGCATTGCAAGCCACGCCACCGTCTGGCTGAACGGCAAGCTCCTGGGCACCCACTTTGGCGCCTACACTCCTTTTATTATTGAACTCCAGAAGGCCTTGAAACTCGGCGAAGAAAACGTGCTCTGCGTACGCGTCGCCAACATGGGCGCCCTCAACAGCCGTATCGACTTCGGCCGCGAAAGTGCCGACGGCGCCGACGACCGCTTTGTCCACCCGGGCGAACTCCCGGTCGGCCTCCCCTGGACCCAGTACCCGTTTGGTGGTATCTTTGGCCATGTGGACCTGATTCTCGGTACCGCAGCCTTTATTTCTGACGTGAAGCTCGAACCCGATGCCGACACCCAGCGCATCGCCTGCGAAATCAGCTTCAACAACCCCCGCGGCTTCCAGACCAGGCTCCGCGTGCTCATGCGCAACCCCGATGGCGACGTTTACGAGCAGTTCGTGAACAACCTGAAGCTCGACAAGGAAAACATGACCCAGCGTTTTGTTTTCGAAGTCAAGGAACAGCAGCGCCACAAGTTCCAGTGGAGCCCCGAACACCCCAATGTCTACGCCATTGAATTCCAGATGGAAATCAAAGCCGGCAAGGAAAAGGACGGCAAGGAAATCAAGCGCGCCGAATACGCGTTCCCCGTGGTGCGCACCTTCGGTTTCCGCAAGTTCGACTGTCTTAAGGGCGACTACTACCTGAACGACCAGATTTTGAAAATCCAGGGCATCTCCTACAACCAGCAGTGGAGCGAAGGTGGCCTTTGGACATTCGACAACCCAAAGCTGGAAAAGGACCTGCAGGCTGTGAAGGCCGCCGGTTACAACGCTATCCGCAGCTGCGGTGCCCCGCTTTCGAACCAGGCCCTCGACATTTGCGACAAGCTGGGCCTTATCGTGTTCCAGGAATTCCCGATCCACACCATGAGGTCTACCGCCCAGGGTCTTGAAATCGTCAAGAAACTAATCAACGACATCGTGGCCGAACAGCACAACCACCCCTGCATTGGCGCATGGGTCATGGGTGCCGAAAACGGAACGCTCCTATTGCAGAACGGAAACAAGCTGTTGAACGCTATCAGCCCGGTGGACATGACTCGCCCGGTCATTAGCAACCTGAACAGTATCTACATCGATAACGAAGGCAACTTCCGCAAGGATACCGGCAAGCTCTTGCCCGTGTCTGTCGACAAGATTTCGACCTACGCCACGCTCCGCATGAACCCGCGTATGACGCCGAATGCCGCCTACACGCACTTCTTGGCTCACAGCTTCGACCGCGACGCCGAAGAAATTTCCGTGCCGGATACGGGCCTTGGCGATAGCCACTTCCAGGACGAAGAGGAAAATGTAGTCAGCGACATCAACAACAAGATGCTGGTGACGCTCAAGAACCACACGCTCCTCCCGGAAACGGCAACCAACATCAAGGGACCGCGCAGCTCCAAGAACCAGAAGGCCATCAAGAACGCCATCAAGGCAATCGAAACCTTCGTGGAAAGCGACATGTCCATTTGGAAGGACTACAAGAGCTTTGTGGCCGACGCCAACCGCATCGCCATCAAGAGTAAGCTCGACCAGATTACCGCTCTCCAGAGCAACCCGCAGATTGCAGGTTTCTTCCTGGACCAGTGGGCCGACTGCGGTACCGAATTTGACGGTCTGTGCGACGAAAACCGCGTGAGCAAGGGCTTCGAAGATTTCTCCAAGGAAATCACGACTCCGAGCCGTGCTCTCATCAGCGAACTGGAACACGTGGTTGCCCCGCAATCCGAAATCAGCTTCCAGGTGACGCTCTTGAACAACAGCCGTTACGAAGACGTTTCTGTTGAAGTCAAGCTGGTAGACGACAAGGGCAAGGAACTTGCCACCGACAAGATTTCCCCTGAAGAACCCGCCGGCAAGACGAGCCTTACGCAGATGGGCATTTGCACCATGATGGCTCCGCGTGCCGAAGGTAGCTACAAGTTGCAGGTCACGCTCATTAACGACGGCAACAAGATTCATACGACCGAAGAAGACTTGATCGTAATCGCCGAAGCCGACGTGAAGAGCGCCATGAAGAAGGTCTGCTTCTTGGACAACAGTGAAGAATCCAGCGACGCTCTCGCCGCACTCACTGGCCCGGAACAGGTGATCTTTACCGCCAACTTGAGCTCCTGGCCCGACGAAATCCTGGACAAGATTGTAGACGTGGTGAAGAACGGCGGCAAGACTCTCTTGCTCTCCGACCTCACTCAAGAAGATATCGACTACATGAACCAGAGCCACCAGTTCGACTGCAACATCGAATCTCACTGGAGCACGGGCGCAAACGAACTCAGCTTGCACTACCTGCCCAAGGGTTCTGAACTTGCACCGGTATTCGGCGAAGCCTCTGTTCTCGACAGCAACGCCGCCGCCATCATGCCGAGCATTTCGTTGAACGAACTGCCGGGCGCCAAGGTGTTCGCACGCTCTGTGACCCTGAAGGACGGCGAAGTCAAGACCGGTTCTGACCTGCAGCTCTACCCGTTCGGTAACGGCAAGATCATGTTCAACCAGTTCAACGTATTCGAAGGTCTGGAAACGAACGTGCTCGCCGACAAGCTGTTTGCGACGATCGTGAACTTGCTGTAA
- a CDS encoding glutamate-5-semialdehyde dehydrogenase: MTCSNLKYSNLEEYSDLLARNAQKASKTLRTLPGEKRSAVLNRVAQILRDRKPEILAANKIDLEAAAGKLDDSKMDRLTLNDARIEAMAKGAEEIASFADPLNKVLESRELKNGIKISRVAVPIGSVFFIFESRPNVTIDGACLCFKAGNAVILRGGKESLNSAKCLAGIFHEALAEAGIDQDAVQLVTETSHDLVGMLLQRNDCLDLVIPRGGERLIRAVVEQSKIPVIKHFNGICHVYVDKSADMDKAVNILINAKTQRTGVCNAMECVIIDRHIDDATTKKLIDCLADRGVELFGNKDAQNHDSRIKDIGDDSNYHHEYLALKASVKFVDNVAEACDHIEKNSSRHTEAVVAEDTSVQDYFVANVDSSSVMVNASTRFADGGEYGLGAEVGISTDKLHARGPMGVESLCSYKWILRGNGQVRG; the protein is encoded by the coding sequence ATGACTTGCTCCAACTTGAAATATTCCAACTTGGAAGAATACTCCGACCTTCTGGCCAGAAACGCCCAGAAGGCAAGCAAGACGCTCCGTACCCTGCCGGGAGAAAAGCGTAGCGCCGTGCTGAATCGCGTTGCCCAGATTTTGCGCGATCGTAAGCCAGAAATCCTTGCCGCAAACAAGATTGACCTTGAAGCAGCCGCCGGAAAGCTCGACGACTCGAAGATGGACCGCCTGACTTTGAACGACGCCCGCATCGAGGCCATGGCCAAGGGTGCCGAAGAAATTGCATCCTTTGCAGATCCGCTGAACAAAGTGCTCGAAAGCCGCGAACTCAAGAACGGCATCAAGATTAGCCGCGTGGCAGTGCCTATCGGTTCCGTATTCTTTATTTTTGAAAGCCGCCCGAACGTAACGATCGATGGCGCTTGCCTCTGCTTTAAGGCGGGCAATGCCGTAATTTTGCGTGGCGGTAAGGAATCTCTGAATTCTGCCAAGTGCCTCGCCGGAATCTTCCACGAAGCCCTCGCCGAAGCAGGCATCGACCAAGACGCCGTACAGCTCGTGACCGAAACGAGCCACGACCTGGTGGGCATGCTCCTGCAGCGCAACGATTGCCTCGACCTCGTGATTCCTCGCGGTGGCGAACGCCTGATCCGCGCGGTCGTGGAACAGAGCAAGATTCCCGTGATCAAGCACTTCAACGGCATTTGCCACGTGTACGTGGACAAGTCCGCCGACATGGACAAGGCGGTGAACATTCTGATCAACGCCAAGACGCAGCGCACCGGCGTGTGCAACGCCATGGAATGCGTGATTATCGACCGCCATATCGATGATGCCACTACCAAGAAGTTGATCGATTGCCTCGCCGACCGCGGCGTAGAACTCTTTGGCAACAAGGACGCCCAGAACCACGACAGTCGTATCAAGGACATTGGCGACGACAGCAATTACCACCACGAATACCTGGCCCTCAAGGCAAGCGTCAAGTTCGTCGATAACGTAGCCGAAGCCTGCGACCATATCGAAAAGAACAGCAGCCGCCACACCGAAGCTGTGGTCGCCGAAGACACTAGCGTCCAAGACTACTTTGTCGCGAACGTGGACAGCAGCAGCGTGATGGTGAACGCCAGTACGCGCTTTGCCGACGGTGGCGAATACGGCCTCGGCGCTGAGGTGGGTATTTCGACCGACAAGTTGCATGCCCGCGGCCCCATGGGCGTGGAAAGCCTCTGCAGCTACAAGTGGATTCTCCGCGGCAATGGCCAGGTGAGAGGTTAA